Proteins encoded in a region of the Paenibacillus pedocola genome:
- the liaF gene encoding cell wall-active antibiotics response protein LiaF: MDKRNRLIAIGLIGVGCLMIFGKWIGFFSVVALLFLLLGIYRTTSGKVKQGYKLLGIGAVLLLLDHLLLVLGICLISLGMFFVKSKRLQRGKGFMQKQSFSSRFDWDLSPWVMRSLSAWHVLGEADVDLSLAMAEDKETVMLFQGVFGDMDLHLSEDYGVEIEAFVLFGSIEFGSHRDTGMMNRLNWKSANYDTSEHKVKFNISYLMGDLDVRIS; this comes from the coding sequence ATGGATAAACGGAACCGTTTGATTGCCATTGGACTTATTGGTGTGGGCTGCTTGATGATTTTTGGCAAATGGATCGGATTTTTCTCCGTTGTCGCGCTTCTGTTCCTGCTGCTGGGGATATACCGGACGACGTCGGGCAAGGTCAAGCAGGGCTATAAGCTGCTCGGAATCGGCGCAGTGTTGCTGCTGCTGGATCATTTGCTGCTGGTGCTGGGCATCTGCCTGATCTCGCTCGGGATGTTTTTTGTCAAATCCAAGCGGCTGCAGCGCGGAAAAGGGTTCATGCAGAAGCAGAGCTTCTCTTCCCGGTTTGATTGGGACCTGTCACCTTGGGTAATGCGCAGTCTGAGCGCGTGGCATGTGCTTGGGGAGGCTGATGTTGATCTTTCGCTGGCGATGGCCGAGGATAAGGAGACTGTCATGCTGTTTCAGGGTGTATTCGGCGACATGGACCTTCATCTGTCCGAGGATTATGGTGTGGAGATTGAAGCGTTTGTGCTGTTCGGATCGATTGAATTCGGCAGCCACCGCGACACGGGGATGATGAACAGGCTGAACTGGAAATCGGCCAACTATGATACCAGTGAGCATAAGGTAAAGTTCAATATCTCCTATTTGATGGGCGACCTGGATGTGAGGATATCCTGA
- a CDS encoding MFS transporter codes for MERLHAHKQYSIFLGIILSVYNLADKLYGAVYIVLMSRRGIDPLQISIVFAVSSLSLAVFDYPSGNLSDLYGRKKLAAIGFFTWGAGLCLFALADHLLLFIVSAVIMSLGVALISGSPQAWYIDKLDDLGMMEYKNVVLPRLNGFVSAFAIVGALLATLSSNIHLYLPVAIAGVVTIGLSIYVWFRFSDNYGTRSEDNIFKEVYVTSVDFARNKLMRFVLLKSIFSHAALLAFLLSWQVYGVNELKLPVGYLGVLLIVFMAVMSISAFFSSFLAKRKVSAIKIISGGTFISAAGLLLAGLFPNPVIFVGGLILFEFGLGMESSSFAAWIQDLIPRSKRATFSSGLSSLKSLAGFIIALLLGLISEHMGYSLIWYLAAASLLISVAVLLYLNAMFLRSRTAQVEAEKATI; via the coding sequence ATGGAAAGATTGCATGCTCATAAGCAATACAGTATATTTCTGGGAATCATACTCTCGGTTTATAATCTTGCTGACAAGCTGTACGGAGCCGTATATATCGTCCTAATGAGTAGGAGGGGGATCGATCCGCTGCAGATTAGCATTGTGTTCGCTGTCTCTTCGCTGTCTTTGGCGGTTTTTGATTATCCGAGCGGCAATTTATCTGACTTGTATGGACGCAAGAAGCTGGCTGCTATCGGTTTTTTTACATGGGGGGCCGGGTTATGTCTATTCGCCCTCGCCGACCATCTTCTGTTATTTATCGTTTCCGCTGTCATCATGTCTCTGGGCGTAGCGTTAATCTCGGGCTCACCACAGGCATGGTATATCGATAAACTGGATGATCTGGGAATGATGGAGTATAAGAATGTTGTGCTGCCACGTTTGAACGGGTTTGTGTCCGCCTTTGCCATCGTGGGTGCTTTATTGGCGACACTAAGCAGCAATATTCATCTCTATCTCCCTGTAGCTATAGCGGGCGTAGTAACGATTGGCCTCAGCATCTATGTCTGGTTCCGGTTCAGCGATAATTATGGCACCCGGTCGGAAGATAATATTTTTAAAGAGGTATATGTCACTTCGGTGGATTTTGCCCGAAATAAGCTGATGCGGTTCGTTCTGCTAAAAAGCATCTTCAGCCATGCGGCCTTGCTTGCTTTCCTGCTGAGCTGGCAGGTGTATGGTGTGAATGAGCTAAAGCTGCCGGTCGGCTATTTAGGCGTATTGCTGATCGTGTTCATGGCTGTAATGAGCATATCGGCATTCTTTAGTTCTTTTTTGGCTAAACGGAAAGTCTCAGCGATTAAAATCATATCCGGAGGTACGTTCATCTCGGCTGCAGGGTTGCTGCTTGCAGGCTTATTCCCGAATCCGGTCATCTTTGTGGGCGGTTTGATTCTGTTTGAATTTGGGCTTGGCATGGAGTCTTCTTCATTTGCTGCCTGGATTCAGGATTTAATCCCCCGGAGCAAACGGGCAACGTTCTCATCCGGCTTGTCCTCACTTAAATCTCTGGCCGGGTTCATTATTGCTTTATTGCTGGGCTTAATCAGCGAGCATATGGGCTACTCCCTGATTTGGTATTTGGCAGCGGCAAGCCTGCTGATCTCGGTTGCAGTTCTGCTCTATTTAAATGCGATGTTTCTCCGGTCCAGAACGGCTCAAGTTGAAGCTGAGAAGGCAACTATATAA
- a CDS encoding response regulator, with amino-acid sequence METEDIKVLLVDDHEMVRIGLAAVLGTEDGIEVVGEAGSGEEGIRLAQEYNPDVVLMDLVMEGMDGIETTKRLLKLYPECKVIVLTSYLDDEKMYPVIEAGAFSYLLKTSRASEVADAIRAAARGQSVLESQVASKMMNRFRDNAKGEVPAYKELTEREMEVLKLLAQGKSNQDIADQLIIGIKTVKFHVTNILAKLGVEDRTQAAIYAYKNGLAE; translated from the coding sequence ATGGAAACGGAAGATATTAAAGTTTTGCTGGTAGATGATCATGAGATGGTGCGGATCGGACTTGCCGCAGTGCTTGGCACCGAAGACGGAATTGAAGTGGTCGGCGAAGCCGGAAGCGGTGAAGAAGGCATACGTCTGGCACAGGAGTATAATCCGGATGTTGTGCTGATGGACCTTGTCATGGAAGGCATGGACGGTATTGAGACGACCAAACGGCTGCTCAAGCTGTATCCGGAATGTAAAGTCATTGTGCTGACCAGTTATCTGGATGATGAGAAGATGTATCCTGTTATTGAAGCCGGAGCATTCAGCTATCTCCTCAAAACCTCGCGGGCCAGTGAAGTCGCGGATGCCATCCGCGCTGCGGCCCGGGGCCAGTCGGTGCTGGAATCCCAAGTGGCTTCCAAAATGATGAACCGCTTCCGCGACAATGCCAAAGGCGAGGTTCCGGCCTACAAGGAGCTTACTGAACGTGAGATGGAAGTACTGAAGCTGCTGGCCCAGGGCAAATCCAACCAGGACATTGCCGATCAGCTGATTATCGGAATTAAGACTGTAAAATTCCACGTCACGAACATCCTCGCCAAGCTGGGCGTAGAAGACCGGACCCAGGCAGCCATTTATGCTTATAAGAACGGGCTGGCGGAATAA
- the arfA gene encoding arabinosylfuranosidase ArfA has translation MTTMNNAALIIDKAYRLAEVDPRLYSSFIEHLGRAVYGGIYDPGHPEADNAGFRRDVAGLIRDIGVPLIRYPGGNFVSGYNWEDGVGPVEERPSRLDLAWRSIEPNKVGTNEFIEWARSIGADVMMAVNLGTRGVDAARHLLEYCNHPGGTQYSDLRVAHGYKEPHRIKTWCLGNEMDGPWQIGQKTAVEYGRLASETAKAMRLVDPGIELVACGSSFRSMPTYAEWEAVVLDHTYEQVDYLSLHTYYGNADNDTANYLARSLDMDHFIREIIAVCDYIKAKQRSRKTLHLSFDEWNVWFHTLESNKQVAPWQHAPELLEDCYTFEDALMVGSMLITLLNHADRVKIACLAQLVNAIAPIMTETGGRAWKQTIYYPYLHASLYGRGTVLVPVLNCAKYDCKDYTDVPLLDTAIVYHEAQEELTIFAVNKSLVESNKLVCDVRGFAGYRVIEQIVMTSGDVKAVNTADAPDTVLPHRIHDAKVDDGYLTAVLPALSWNVIRLRKH, from the coding sequence ATGACCACTATGAATAACGCCGCATTAATTATCGACAAAGCGTACCGGTTGGCGGAAGTTGATCCTCGGCTGTACAGCTCATTTATCGAGCATTTGGGTCGCGCCGTGTACGGCGGAATCTATGATCCGGGACATCCCGAAGCGGATAATGCCGGCTTCCGCCGCGATGTTGCCGGTCTGATTCGTGACATCGGGGTGCCGTTGATACGCTATCCGGGCGGCAACTTTGTGTCGGGCTACAACTGGGAGGATGGCGTAGGGCCGGTAGAAGAACGTCCAAGCCGTCTGGATCTTGCCTGGCGGAGTATTGAGCCGAATAAGGTTGGAACAAATGAGTTTATTGAATGGGCCAGGAGCATAGGAGCGGATGTCATGATGGCTGTCAATCTGGGCACCCGGGGTGTCGATGCTGCGCGGCATCTGCTGGAGTATTGCAACCATCCGGGCGGAACGCAGTACAGCGATCTGCGTGTGGCACATGGATACAAGGAACCTCATCGGATCAAGACTTGGTGCCTCGGCAATGAAATGGATGGACCCTGGCAGATCGGCCAGAAGACAGCGGTTGAATACGGACGCCTAGCCAGTGAAACCGCCAAGGCGATGCGGCTGGTCGACCCCGGGATTGAGCTGGTTGCATGCGGCAGCTCATTCCGTTCAATGCCCACTTACGCAGAATGGGAAGCGGTAGTGCTCGATCATACCTATGAGCAAGTTGACTATTTGTCACTGCATACGTATTACGGCAACGCCGATAACGATACTGCGAACTATCTGGCCCGCTCATTGGATATGGATCATTTCATTCGTGAGATTATCGCCGTCTGTGATTATATCAAGGCTAAACAACGCAGCCGTAAGACGCTGCATCTGTCCTTTGATGAATGGAATGTGTGGTTCCATACGCTGGAGAGCAACAAACAGGTTGCCCCTTGGCAGCATGCGCCGGAACTGCTGGAGGACTGCTATACTTTCGAGGATGCGCTGATGGTCGGCAGCATGCTGATTACGCTACTCAATCATGCCGACCGGGTCAAAATCGCCTGCCTGGCCCAGCTTGTTAACGCTATTGCGCCAATAATGACGGAAACGGGCGGCCGCGCCTGGAAGCAGACAATTTATTATCCGTATCTGCATGCTTCTCTATATGGCAGAGGTACCGTACTCGTGCCAGTACTGAATTGTGCGAAATACGACTGCAAGGACTATACGGATGTGCCGCTGCTGGATACAGCGATTGTGTACCATGAAGCACAGGAGGAGCTGACGATCTTTGCGGTCAATAAAAGCCTTGTGGAGTCGAACAAGCTGGTGTGTGATGTTCGGGGATTTGCCGGCTACCGGGTGATAGAGCAGATTGTGATGACGAGTGGAGATGTGAAAGCAGTCAATACTGCCGATGCTCCGGATACAGTCCTTCCGCACCGGATCCATGATGCCAAGGTGGATGATGGCTATCTGACTGCAGTTTTGCCGGCGTTGTCATGGAATGTAATCCGTTTGCGGAAGCATTAG
- the zwf gene encoding glucose-6-phosphate dehydrogenase has product MAENQTLDELHTPGAVFFIFGATGDLARRKLFPAIYSLYREGKLTHDFAVIGVARRPRTQEEFRDDVKESIREFCRYQAGDAAEWNEFVQHFEYKSLDINNIDGFRELNAQTEVLEEKFHIPGNRMFYLALAPELFGSVSFNLKAGGMLQGSGWNRLVIEKPFGYNLESAEQLNEQIRQVFKEEEIYRIDHYLGKEMVQNIEVIRFANAFFEPLWNNKHIANIQITLGETVGVEERGGYYDHAGALRDMGQNHILQLLTMIAMEPPSRLLAEDIRDEKVKVLRSLRPYASSEEVRENVVRGQYTQGLYKGKSLPAYRQEDKVDPESNTETYFAARIFVDNFRWAGVPFYIRTGKRLPVKTTEVVVEFKGMPTNVYLGQKHNLEPNLLVIRVNPMEGIYVKINAKKPGSESEIQPLAMDFCQSCMVGINSPEAYERLLHDAARGDSTYFTRWDEVSSAWSFVDRIAKAWKEESSDLASYPAGSWGPVEADQLLAQEGFHWWPVNGQEEDNVVWRVNG; this is encoded by the coding sequence ATGGCTGAAAATCAAACCCTTGATGAACTGCATACACCCGGTGCTGTATTTTTTATTTTTGGGGCAACCGGAGATCTAGCCCGGCGTAAGCTTTTCCCGGCGATTTACAGTTTGTACCGTGAAGGCAAGCTGACACATGATTTTGCGGTAATTGGCGTGGCTCGGCGTCCCCGTACCCAGGAGGAATTCCGGGACGATGTGAAGGAGTCCATTCGTGAATTTTGCCGCTACCAGGCGGGAGATGCTGCAGAATGGAATGAGTTCGTACAGCATTTTGAATACAAATCGCTGGACATTAACAATATCGACGGCTTCCGTGAGCTGAATGCACAGACGGAAGTGCTCGAAGAGAAATTCCATATCCCGGGCAACCGGATGTTCTATCTGGCTCTTGCTCCCGAGCTGTTCGGCAGCGTCTCGTTTAACCTCAAAGCCGGCGGCATGCTGCAAGGCTCAGGCTGGAACCGTCTGGTCATCGAGAAACCGTTCGGTTACAACCTGGAGTCGGCAGAGCAGCTCAACGAGCAGATCCGCCAGGTGTTCAAGGAAGAGGAGATCTACCGGATCGACCACTATCTGGGCAAGGAAATGGTGCAGAACATCGAAGTAATCCGTTTTGCCAATGCCTTCTTTGAACCGCTGTGGAACAACAAGCATATCGCCAACATTCAGATCACCCTCGGTGAAACCGTCGGGGTCGAAGAGCGCGGCGGGTATTACGATCATGCCGGAGCGCTTCGCGATATGGGCCAGAACCATATTTTGCAGCTGCTGACGATGATTGCGATGGAGCCGCCAAGCCGTCTGCTGGCTGAAGATATCCGGGATGAGAAGGTGAAGGTGCTGCGTTCGCTGCGTCCTTATGCTTCCTCCGAAGAGGTCCGTGAGAATGTAGTGCGCGGGCAGTATACCCAAGGCCTCTACAAAGGCAAGAGCCTTCCGGCTTACCGCCAGGAGGATAAGGTGGATCCTGAATCCAACACCGAAACGTACTTTGCGGCGCGTATTTTTGTAGACAATTTCCGCTGGGCGGGAGTTCCATTCTATATTCGTACCGGCAAACGCCTCCCTGTGAAGACCACGGAAGTGGTTGTAGAGTTCAAGGGCATGCCGACTAATGTGTACTTGGGTCAAAAGCATAATCTTGAGCCGAACCTGCTCGTTATCCGCGTGAATCCGATGGAAGGCATCTACGTGAAGATCAACGCCAAGAAGCCGGGCTCGGAGTCGGAAATTCAGCCGCTGGCGATGGATTTCTGCCAGAGCTGTATGGTCGGTATCAACTCGCCGGAAGCTTACGAACGCCTGCTTCATGATGCAGCGCGCGGCGATTCCACCTATTTCACCCGCTGGGATGAAGTATCGTCAGCCTGGTCGTTCGTTGACCGGATCGCCAAAGCCTGGAAGGAAGAGAGCAGTGATCTGGCCTCCTACCCTGCAGGTTCGTGGGGACCGGTTGAAGCGGATCAGCTGCTGGCCCAGGAGGGCTTCCACTGGTGGCCGGTGAACGGACAGGAAGAAGACAATGTGGTATGGCGCGTGAACGGCTAA
- a CDS encoding potassium channel family protein, whose translation MAKKQYAVIGMGRFGSSVAKALSGMGFDVLAIDADEQRTQEISGIVTHAVSADSTDEEALRALGIRNFDVVVVAIGEDIQASILTTLILKDLGVPAILVKAKSELHGKVLSKIGADKVIYPERDMGMRVAHHLASPNILDYIELSPDYSILDMKVPKPMLGKNLQELNIRAKYGCNVMAIRRGEEMNISPRAEDRLSEGDVLVIVGRKEHLTKLEMAYQ comes from the coding sequence ATGGCCAAAAAACAATATGCCGTCATCGGAATGGGACGTTTCGGCTCAAGTGTAGCCAAGGCGCTCAGCGGGATGGGATTTGATGTACTGGCGATCGATGCCGATGAGCAGCGTACCCAGGAAATCTCCGGTATTGTAACCCATGCCGTATCCGCAGACTCCACCGATGAGGAAGCGCTGCGCGCGCTTGGCATCCGCAACTTTGATGTTGTGGTTGTGGCAATCGGAGAGGATATTCAGGCCAGCATCCTTACGACGCTGATCCTGAAGGATCTTGGTGTGCCGGCAATTCTGGTCAAGGCCAAAAGCGAGCTGCACGGCAAGGTATTAAGTAAGATTGGTGCGGACAAAGTTATCTATCCCGAACGGGATATGGGCATGCGGGTAGCGCATCATCTGGCTTCGCCGAACATCCTGGATTATATCGAGCTGTCGCCGGATTACAGCATTCTGGATATGAAAGTGCCAAAGCCGATGCTGGGCAAAAATCTCCAAGAGCTGAATATCCGCGCCAAATATGGCTGTAACGTCATGGCGATCCGCCGGGGCGAGGAGATGAACATTTCTCCGCGGGCTGAAGACCGGCTGAGCGAAGGCGATGTGCTTGTCATCGTCGGGCGCAAGGAGCATCTGACGAAGCTGGAAATGGCTTATCAGTAG
- a CDS encoding YwmB family TATA-box binding protein, producing MGLGNRGQGKGKGKVILLVLCMCMLVLLLAGFRRGADQGSAAASAAAPVSSGPAALPQSLELLASVGQEVTAAGSPLRLVLKWQGAYSGNAVDAVREADLLAAQLGLGKAESSEEDGHATYRASGAPDLNSKISMFWSELGPDSSYVIVTIETRDLLKATNIQAVAQEAGTLMQAAGIAPEWNASLQGVTSLQNSPREALAGTEGTIAGRLSGLKAVEDYEDDTTCSRSYSVPGLSRFVNSGDHKVALQAAVHKNGNDNSNRVTIGLPLITIEY from the coding sequence ATGGGACTGGGGAACCGGGGACAAGGAAAAGGAAAAGGTAAAGTGATACTGCTGGTTCTTTGCATGTGTATGCTGGTGCTCTTGCTGGCCGGGTTCCGCAGAGGTGCTGACCAGGGAAGTGCAGCCGCGTCAGCGGCCGCACCCGTTTCATCCGGCCCTGCAGCGTTGCCGCAGTCGCTGGAACTCCTGGCATCAGTGGGACAAGAAGTTACGGCAGCAGGGTCTCCGCTGCGGCTTGTCCTGAAATGGCAGGGAGCATACAGCGGGAATGCTGTAGACGCCGTTAGGGAAGCAGACCTGCTGGCTGCACAGCTCGGACTCGGCAAGGCAGAGTCCAGCGAAGAAGATGGACATGCTACTTACAGAGCTTCCGGCGCTCCGGATTTGAATAGTAAGATCTCCATGTTCTGGAGTGAGCTGGGTCCGGACAGCAGCTATGTGATTGTAACTATCGAGACGCGGGATCTGCTTAAGGCGACCAACATCCAGGCTGTTGCACAAGAAGCGGGGACACTGATGCAGGCAGCTGGCATTGCGCCGGAGTGGAATGCTTCACTTCAAGGTGTAACGTCATTGCAGAACTCTCCCCGTGAAGCACTTGCCGGAACTGAAGGCACGATTGCCGGCCGGTTGTCCGGGCTGAAAGCGGTGGAGGATTATGAGGATGATACGACCTGCAGCCGGTCTTATAGTGTTCCGGGGCTGAGCCGGTTTGTGAATAGCGGAGATCACAAGGTAGCTCTGCAGGCAGCTGTACATAAGAACGGCAATGACAACAGCAACCGTGTAACCATCGGATTGCCGCTGATTACTATTGAGTATTGA
- a CDS encoding small acid-soluble spore protein SspI translates to MPVTIDLRQAVLHKVHGQSEENLRAMIEGSVDGPEAALPGLGVMFEMVWKDLEQAKQDRVISMLHRHLEEVTPGSVMS, encoded by the coding sequence ATGCCGGTTACCATCGATTTGCGCCAGGCCGTTCTTCATAAAGTGCACGGCCAGTCCGAAGAGAATCTGCGGGCTATGATTGAAGGCTCCGTAGACGGACCGGAAGCTGCGCTTCCAGGACTTGGTGTGATGTTCGAAATGGTCTGGAAAGACCTTGAACAGGCCAAGCAGGACCGTGTCATTTCTATGCTGCACAGACATCTGGAAGAGGTTACTCCCGGATCGGTCATGTCCTGA
- a CDS encoding sensor histidine kinase → MMTRSMGEGALFSFVMLLVILYVMYTYGYLQPFENWEIGIRTAVTLTLLPVAFGLGFGFYQSFRIKRRLELLRGTLVAWEKGNLTPAMPELGSDELGRLGEQLGRISGKWENQVNTLQRLSTNNAKLAEQARVTAIMEERQRLARELHDAVSQQLFAISMTATAVGRTLEKDFDKAQRQIALIEEMSAVAQSEMRALLLHLRPVYLEGKGLEQGLQELIKELRIKVPMEIIFEMDPDVHLMKGIENHLFRIVQEAISNTLRHAKAEKMEIRLHRRGDTVRLTLRDDGIGFEMDESKQTSYGLSNMQERITETGGSIQFITAPGKGMRIEITVPLVNE, encoded by the coding sequence ATGATGACGCGCAGCATGGGTGAGGGAGCTTTATTCTCCTTTGTCATGCTGCTGGTTATCCTGTACGTTATGTATACATATGGTTATTTGCAGCCTTTTGAGAATTGGGAAATCGGAATCAGGACAGCTGTGACGCTGACTCTGCTGCCGGTAGCCTTTGGCCTTGGGTTCGGCTTCTATCAGAGCTTCCGGATCAAGCGCCGGCTGGAGCTGCTGCGTGGGACACTGGTGGCGTGGGAAAAAGGCAATCTTACCCCGGCGATGCCGGAGCTCGGCAGCGATGAGCTGGGCAGACTCGGGGAGCAGCTCGGCCGGATCAGCGGCAAATGGGAGAATCAGGTCAATACGCTGCAGCGTCTGTCAACCAACAATGCCAAGCTGGCTGAGCAGGCGCGGGTAACAGCAATCATGGAGGAACGGCAGCGGCTTGCTCGGGAGCTGCATGATGCCGTGTCCCAGCAGCTGTTCGCCATTTCCATGACGGCGACAGCTGTAGGGAGAACGCTGGAGAAGGATTTTGATAAGGCACAGCGGCAAATTGCGCTGATTGAAGAGATGTCTGCAGTAGCCCAGTCGGAGATGCGGGCGCTGCTGCTGCACCTGCGGCCGGTCTACCTGGAGGGCAAAGGGCTGGAGCAGGGGCTGCAGGAGCTGATCAAAGAGCTGAGGATCAAGGTACCGATGGAGATTATTTTCGAGATGGATCCGGATGTGCATTTAATGAAAGGCATTGAGAATCATCTGTTCCGCATCGTACAGGAAGCGATCTCGAACACATTACGCCATGCCAAGGCTGAGAAAATGGAGATCCGGCTGCACCGCCGGGGGGATACCGTCCGGCTAACACTGCGCGATGACGGCATCGGATTCGAGATGGATGAGAGCAAGCAGACTTCCTACGGATTATCGAATATGCAGGAGCGGATTACGGAAACCGGAGGCTCGATCCAATTCATTACGGCGCCAGGCAAAGGCATGCGCATTGAAATTACCGTACCGTTAGTCAATGAATAG
- a CDS encoding TrmH family RNA methyltransferase: MEIISAQNTRVKEWAGLQEKKHRDKTGKYIVEGIHLVQEALLAEAEVEILAYDLDKGMPSELKAHLQAVQGMEVIGVSAAVIAKCSSTNTPQPVFAVVRKEQQGVEGILVKPDSLVVVLDGVQDPGNVGTIIRSADAAGADGVILGQGCADLYNPKTIRSTMGSMFHLPVVEGDLSVVLPQARECGALLVSTSLTGEDSCYTHDFRGSQWLLIGSEGKGISPETAALVDKSIIIPMAGRAESLNAAMAATILLFEGMRQRGIGRE; encoded by the coding sequence ATGGAAATTATTTCTGCGCAAAATACGCGGGTGAAGGAATGGGCCGGGCTGCAGGAGAAGAAGCACCGCGACAAGACCGGTAAATATATCGTGGAAGGTATACACCTCGTGCAGGAGGCGCTGCTGGCTGAAGCCGAGGTAGAAATCCTGGCCTATGATCTCGACAAAGGCATGCCGTCCGAGCTGAAAGCTCACCTTCAGGCCGTACAGGGCATGGAGGTCATTGGTGTCTCTGCAGCAGTCATCGCCAAGTGCAGCAGCACGAATACCCCGCAGCCGGTTTTTGCGGTTGTCCGCAAGGAGCAGCAGGGCGTGGAGGGTATCCTCGTGAAGCCGGACAGCCTGGTTGTTGTGCTGGACGGCGTCCAGGACCCGGGCAATGTGGGCACGATCATCCGCAGCGCGGATGCGGCAGGCGCAGACGGAGTCATTCTCGGCCAGGGCTGCGCGGATTTGTATAACCCGAAGACCATCCGCTCCACAATGGGCTCGATGTTCCACCTCCCTGTAGTGGAGGGGGATTTAAGTGTGGTTCTTCCGCAGGCGCGGGAATGCGGCGCACTTCTCGTCAGCACCTCGCTGACCGGAGAGGACTCCTGCTATACCCACGATTTCCGCGGCAGCCAGTGGCTGCTGATCGGCAGCGAAGGTAAGGGGATCTCACCGGAAACGGCAGCGCTGGTCGACAAAAGCATCATCATCCCGATGGCCGGCCGGGCCGAATCACTGAACGCGGCGATGGCGGCGACGATTCTGCTGTTCGAGGGGATGCGGCAGCGGGGTATCGGACGGGAATAA
- a CDS encoding peptide chain release factor 3 has translation MNKAPDQKLLQEVDKRRTFAIISHPDAGKTTLTEKLLLFGGAIRLAGTVKARKASKHATSDWMEIEKQRGISVTSSVMQFDYLDHRVNILDTPGHQDFSEDTYRTLTAADSAVMLIDVAKGVEAQTIKLFQVCAKRGIPIFTFINKLDREGQSPFDLMEELENVLGIRSVPMNWPIGSGRELCGVYDRMKNQVELFQGDDHSVIKVQKVESYRDPIIREMAGEYLHDQLCQDLELLDVAGDAFDYEKVLRGELTPVFFGSAINNFGVQTFLDNFLELAPKPEPRRSTAGPIEPTNEKFTGYVFKIQANMNPAHRDRIAFLRIVSGKFERGMSVKHVRAGKDIKLSQPQQFLAQDRDIVEEAYPGDIIGLFDPGIFRIGDTLSQAGDMEFDELPTFSPEIFSKVSIKNALKSKQFQKGIDQLTEEGMIQVFRTVNFDDILLGVVGQLQFEVFEYRMKGEYGVDVQLQRMSYQFARWIVDENKPDPAKFRINSTLVTDKKGNYVVLFENEYAMRTAMEKNPTAKFLETAP, from the coding sequence ATGAATAAGGCACCAGATCAGAAACTGCTACAGGAAGTGGACAAACGCAGAACGTTTGCGATCATTTCCCACCCGGATGCGGGTAAAACAACACTAACGGAGAAGCTGCTGCTGTTCGGCGGCGCGATCCGGCTCGCGGGTACCGTCAAGGCCCGTAAAGCAAGTAAGCACGCGACCAGTGACTGGATGGAAATCGAGAAGCAGCGCGGAATTTCGGTCACTTCCTCTGTAATGCAATTTGACTATTTGGACCACCGGGTGAACATTCTGGATACGCCGGGTCACCAGGATTTCAGTGAGGACACCTATCGTACCTTAACGGCTGCGGACAGTGCAGTCATGCTGATTGACGTAGCGAAGGGTGTGGAAGCGCAGACGATCAAGCTGTTCCAGGTCTGCGCCAAGCGCGGAATTCCGATCTTCACCTTCATTAATAAGCTGGACCGTGAGGGGCAAAGTCCGTTTGATCTGATGGAGGAGCTGGAGAACGTACTGGGCATCCGCTCCGTACCGATGAACTGGCCGATTGGCAGCGGACGCGAGCTGTGCGGGGTATACGACCGGATGAAGAATCAGGTGGAGTTGTTCCAGGGTGACGATCACTCTGTGATCAAGGTTCAGAAGGTGGAGAGCTACCGCGACCCGATCATCCGTGAGATGGCCGGAGAATATCTGCATGACCAGCTGTGCCAGGACCTGGAGCTGCTGGATGTGGCAGGCGATGCTTTTGACTATGAAAAGGTACTGCGCGGGGAGCTGACTCCGGTGTTCTTCGGCAGTGCAATCAATAATTTCGGTGTGCAGACATTCCTCGATAACTTCCTGGAGCTGGCACCGAAGCCGGAACCGCGCCGCAGCACGGCCGGTCCGATTGAACCGACCAATGAGAAATTTACCGGCTACGTGTTCAAAATCCAGGCCAACATGAACCCGGCGCACCGTGACCGTATCGCTTTCCTGCGGATTGTGTCCGGCAAGTTCGAGCGCGGCATGAGCGTGAAGCATGTCCGGGCAGGCAAAGATATTAAGCTCTCCCAGCCGCAGCAATTCCTGGCGCAGGACCGCGATATTGTCGAGGAAGCTTATCCGGGTGATATTATCGGGCTGTTTGATCCGGGGATTTTCCGGATCGGCGACACGCTTAGTCAAGCCGGTGATATGGAATTTGATGAGCTGCCGACGTTCTCACCGGAGATTTTCTCCAAGGTGAGCATCAAAAATGCACTGAAATCGAAGCAGTTCCAGAAGGGGATTGACCAGCTGACGGAAGAAGGCATGATTCAGGTGTTCCGTACGGTCAACTTCGACGATATTCTGCTGGGTGTAGTGGGTCAGCTGCAGTTCGAAGTCTTCGAGTACCGGATGAAGGGCGAATATGGCGTGGACGTTCAGCTTCAGCGGATGAGCTACCAGTTCGCACGCTGGATTGTGGACGAGAACAAACCGGACCCGGCCAAGTTCCGCATCAACTCTACGCTGGTGACGGACAAGAAGGGGAACTATGTCGTGCTGTTCGAGAACGAATACGCGATGCGTACCGCAATGGAAAAGAATCCGACCGCGAAATTCCTGGAAACAGCTCCTTGA